From one Liolophura sinensis isolate JHLJ2023 chromosome 10, CUHK_Ljap_v2, whole genome shotgun sequence genomic stretch:
- the LOC135476792 gene encoding uncharacterized protein LOC135476792: MCSCGTASIFLKLAFLVSGLALLFHGIGYTTNSWRASKVNGAVVGEEGLWKRCEYLISHACLSNEYTGSHRNADEIRSVRAFATISFIMLIAVTVAIFVSLCIEFFRKKLFIFLEMGTAIAAGVLIILAVIIYGSTIIPANPPSAASWSLALSIVGAALAFATAVLVAVGGCGKAPTEAK; this comes from the exons ATGTGTTCGTGTGGGACTGCATCGATATTTTTGAAACTTGCGTTTTTAGTTTCGGGACTAGCTCTCTTGTTTCACGGTATTGGATATACGACAAATTCCTGGAGGGCGTCAAAAGTCAATGGTGCTGTCGTTGGGGAGGAGGGGTTATGGAAGAGGTGCGAGTATTTGATATCGCACGCATGTTTGAGTAACGAGTACACCGGATCACATCGCAATGCAG ATGAAATCAGGTCTGTGCGCGCTTTTGCCACAATCTCCTTCATCATGCTGATCGCTGTGACGGTGGCTATTTTCGTGTCGCTATGCATCGAGTTCTTCAGGAAAAAACTGTTCATCTTTCTGGAGATGGGCACAGCCATTGCTGCCG GTGTATTGATCATACTGGCAGTGATAATCTACGGTTCCACGATAATCCCCGCTAATCCGCCGTCAGCAGCCTCCTGGTCTCTCGCGCTCTCCATTGTTGGTGCCGCCTTAGCCTTTGCCACGGCTGTTCTGGTGGCTGTTGGAGGATGTGGGAAAGCCCCCACGGAAGCTAAATAA
- the LOC135477003 gene encoding uncharacterized protein LOC135477003: MGFGSASIFTKIALLLAGLALLFHLIGYSSNSWQKAESFGQTIAEEGLWKTCNYAFNQGCVDYDVVGTSKIADEMRTVRAFTTIALLLMIAVPVAIVLSMFISLFRSMIFVIAQMGAAIAAGVLIIIAVIIYGSDLIPSNTGVHASWSLALSVVGAIFSIATGGLLVLGAFRNKSSE, translated from the exons ATGGGATTCGGCTCCGCCTCGATCTTCACGAAGATCGCGTTGCTGCTCGCGGGGTTAGCTCTCCTCTTTCATCTGATCGGCTACTCATCCAATTCTTGGCAGAAGGCCGAGAGTTTTGGACAAACGATTGCAGAGGAAGGGCTGTGGAAAACGTGCAATTACGCCTTTAACCAAGGATGTGTGGATTACGACGTTGTGGGAACTTCTAAAATAGCAG ATGAGATGCGGACAGTGCGGGCCTTCACCACGATCGCCCTTCTGCTGATGATCGCAGTCCCTGTCGCCATCGTCCTCTCCATGTTCATATCGCTCTTTCGTTCCATGATTTTCGTCATCGCTCAAATGGGTGCcgccattgctgctg GCGTTCTCATCATCATAGCCGTGATAATCTACGGGTCTGACTTAATTCCTTCCAACACGGGGGTCCACGCTTCATGGTCACTGGCTCTCTCTGTCGTCGGTGCCATCTTTTCCATAGCAACTGGCGGACTTCTTGTTCTCGGTGCTTTCCGTAACAAATCATCGGAATAG
- the LOC135476788 gene encoding uncharacterized protein LOC135476788, with amino-acid sequence MGMTGPSPLRHPWGEEGRLQTGTGVRDNHTGRQTCQGGNAGRGRRPGGSANWGRISVTEYEGWERRRNGCNDVRRRCHGNQEVQASLTLCFAVGVVSLHLSATANILTKHIYFA; translated from the exons ATGGGGATGACTGGACCATCACCACTACGACACCCCTGGGGTGAAGAAGGTCGCCTTCAAACTGGGACAGGAGTTCGAGACAACCACACTGGACGGCAGACCTGTCAAG GTGGTAATGCAGGAAGAGGGCGGAGACCTGGTGGAAGTGCAAACTGGGGACGGATTTCAGTCACGGAATACGAGGGTTGGGAGAGGCGACGAAATGGTTGCA ACGATGTGCGGAGGAGGTGTCACGGCAACCAGGAAGTACAAGCGAGTCTAACCCTGTGTTTTGCCGTAGGAGTAGTCTCCCTTCACTTATCTGCAACAGCCAATATCTTGACCAAACATATTTACTTTGCTTGA